The following are encoded in a window of Fibrobacter sp. UWB2 genomic DNA:
- a CDS encoding T9SS type A sorting domain-containing protein, which yields MIKAPNLFTAACFALCGMASAYTITGTVSDNDGKALKGVSVDLLKEGKNATTDDKGKFTIQEDEVGIHPGFRNAVGFVSVNNGILSYSQSSTSPVQVKIYNSLGHQIFKKTLQGAGTYDLSKGLSARGTYFAQVSVGNAKQNFKFTTDDSFTSSFGSQASALMKDAAKDEALRFTFEGYDTLTVPLGTLDTTVDVKLSKTIPPEPTFKFGYALKNAPTPSKGCGTNSTLKKVKSVENGDQFQIKVGSDTRDYFITLPKNYDNKKPHKVLFALHCYGSRGEDFVHHKADYDHPTPYYGQQVLDKNGDYIFVSLDAIGGLWTKGQGDHDFFAQTLTTLNDNYCIDTSRVFITGFSFGAMFSYSLMQDMQSRVRAAATYAVADYNIWLPEGNNMKNLPIAWMNVHGKNDGRCDYNRAKNSALPRILKRNGKADANGDFTDASSEKPKEVSGNTGHVCYDFTTVDERFPIKWCSWPGDHQWTAHDTGNMGVGWNWESTWVPEEVHKFFEQF from the coding sequence ATGATTAAAGCGCCCAATCTATTTACGGCCGCGTGTTTTGCCTTGTGCGGGATGGCATCGGCATACACAATCACGGGAACCGTTTCTGACAACGACGGCAAGGCACTCAAAGGTGTCTCGGTTGACTTACTCAAAGAAGGCAAGAACGCCACGACAGACGACAAGGGTAAATTCACCATCCAGGAAGACGAAGTGGGCATCCATCCGGGTTTCAGAAACGCCGTCGGATTTGTCAGCGTCAACAACGGTATCCTTTCTTACTCCCAGAGCAGCACCTCGCCCGTGCAGGTGAAGATTTACAACTCGCTCGGCCACCAGATTTTCAAAAAGACATTGCAGGGCGCAGGCACGTATGATTTAAGCAAAGGACTCAGCGCACGCGGTACTTACTTTGCACAGGTCTCTGTCGGTAACGCCAAGCAGAATTTCAAGTTTACGACGGACGACAGCTTTACAAGTTCTTTCGGCTCGCAAGCAAGCGCCCTCATGAAGGATGCCGCCAAGGACGAAGCACTCCGCTTTACATTCGAAGGCTATGACACGCTCACCGTGCCGCTCGGAACGCTCGACACAACCGTTGACGTGAAGCTCTCGAAGACCATTCCTCCCGAACCGACGTTCAAATTCGGTTACGCCTTGAAGAACGCACCGACCCCGAGTAAGGGCTGCGGCACCAATTCCACACTGAAGAAAGTCAAGAGCGTCGAAAACGGCGACCAGTTCCAAATCAAAGTCGGTAGCGACACCCGCGATTACTTTATCACCTTGCCGAAGAACTACGACAACAAGAAACCGCACAAGGTTCTCTTTGCACTCCACTGCTACGGTAGCCGCGGTGAAGACTTCGTGCATCACAAAGCAGACTACGACCATCCGACTCCGTACTACGGCCAGCAAGTGCTCGACAAGAACGGCGACTACATCTTCGTTTCGCTTGACGCCATTGGCGGCCTTTGGACCAAGGGACAAGGCGACCACGATTTCTTTGCACAGACACTCACGACTTTGAACGACAACTACTGCATTGATACGAGCCGCGTGTTCATTACAGGCTTTAGCTTTGGCGCCATGTTCAGCTACTCACTCATGCAAGACATGCAGAGCCGCGTCCGCGCTGCAGCCACCTACGCAGTCGCTGACTACAACATTTGGCTCCCCGAAGGCAACAACATGAAGAACTTGCCGATCGCCTGGATGAACGTTCACGGCAAAAACGACGGCAGATGCGATTACAACCGCGCCAAGAACAGCGCCCTCCCGAGAATCCTCAAGCGTAACGGCAAGGCCGACGCCAATGGCGACTTCACCGACGCAAGCTCCGAAAAGCCCAAGGAAGTGAGCGGCAATACCGGACACGTCTGCTACGACTTTACGACCGTCGACGAACGCTTCCCCATCAAGTGGTGCAGCTGGCCGGGTGACCATCAGTGGACCGCTCACGACACCGGTAACATGGGCGTTGGCTGGAACTGGGAAAGCACTTGGGTTCCTGAAGAAGTCCACAAGTTCTTTGAACAGTTCTAA
- the glmM gene encoding phosphoglucosamine mutase produces the protein MSKLMRSISGIRGIVGDTLTPQILQSHVRAFLEITKAKRVVIGRDSRPTGDAIVQFVAGICRLSGVDVVDVGLSTTPSVELLTTHFKADAGIIITASHNPLEWNALKFLNNKGLFLGPDDVKQLFALADANQFSYPDYRTMGKYEVAPDADGIHIDGTLKIPFVDVEAIKAKHFKVAVDAVNGAGSFIVPRLLEQLGCEVVRVHCSPDGTFPRGAEPIPENLGDLRKAVKDNGCAVGFAVDPDADRCALVDGLGQSIGEEYTLAIATDEVLAQKKGSVCVNLSTSRMNEDVAAKYGCEFSRAKVGEINVSLQMIENGCVIGGEGNGGVILPALHYGRDSLVAAALVLSWMAHHNGGPEKFVAENPAYVMPKKKFELGDKKVADILPKVKAEFAGWKTDERDGLWLGSEKSWVHVRASNTEPVIRVIAEAPTAEEAETLCSKVEKLI, from the coding sequence ATGTCTAAACTGATGCGTTCTATTTCTGGTATCCGCGGAATAGTTGGTGATACCCTTACTCCGCAGATCTTGCAGAGCCACGTGCGTGCATTCCTCGAAATCACGAAGGCAAAACGCGTGGTGATTGGTCGCGATAGCCGCCCCACAGGTGATGCCATCGTGCAGTTTGTTGCTGGTATTTGCCGCCTTTCTGGCGTGGATGTGGTGGATGTGGGCCTTTCGACGACTCCGTCCGTGGAACTTTTGACGACGCATTTCAAGGCTGATGCGGGCATCATCATTACCGCTAGCCATAACCCGCTCGAATGGAACGCTCTCAAGTTCCTCAACAACAAGGGTCTTTTCCTCGGTCCGGATGATGTGAAGCAGCTCTTTGCTCTCGCTGATGCTAACCAGTTCAGCTATCCAGATTACCGCACGATGGGCAAGTACGAAGTTGCCCCGGATGCCGATGGCATTCATATCGATGGCACGCTTAAGATTCCGTTCGTGGATGTCGAAGCCATCAAGGCCAAGCATTTCAAGGTCGCTGTCGATGCTGTGAATGGTGCCGGTAGCTTTATTGTGCCGCGTCTCTTGGAACAGCTCGGTTGCGAAGTTGTTCGCGTTCATTGCAGCCCGGATGGCACGTTCCCGCGCGGAGCAGAACCGATTCCTGAAAACCTCGGTGATTTGCGCAAGGCTGTCAAGGATAACGGCTGTGCTGTTGGCTTTGCCGTGGATCCGGATGCAGACCGCTGCGCTCTCGTCGATGGTTTGGGACAAAGTATCGGTGAAGAATACACGCTCGCGATTGCAACGGACGAAGTGCTTGCCCAGAAGAAGGGTAGCGTTTGCGTGAACCTCTCCACGAGCCGCATGAACGAAGATGTTGCCGCCAAGTACGGTTGTGAATTCAGCCGCGCCAAAGTCGGTGAAATCAACGTTAGCCTCCAGATGATCGAAAACGGTTGCGTCATCGGTGGCGAAGGTAATGGCGGTGTGATTCTCCCGGCACTCCACTACGGTCGCGATAGCCTCGTGGCTGCAGCACTTGTGCTTAGCTGGATGGCCCACCACAACGGCGGTCCGGAAAAGTTCGTGGCTGAAAATCCGGCTTACGTGATGCCGAAGAAAAAGTTCGAACTCGGCGACAAGAAGGTTGCTGACATTCTCCCGAAGGTCAAGGCAGAATTTGCCGGCTGGAAGACGGATGAACGCGACGGTCTCTGGCTCGGGAGTGAAAAGTCCTGGGTGCATGTGCGCGCCAGCAACACGGAACCCGTGATCCGCGTGATTGCCGAAGCTCCGACTGCTGAAGAAGCTGAGACTCTTTGTAGTAAAGTCGAAAAATTGATTTAG
- a CDS encoding cupin domain-containing protein has product MIIDLKGMETTVLPNFKGGEKEYKAKMYFDGTTRIMHGTLEAGASIGFHKHETNSEIMFFVSGKGKVLFDDGVEYVEAGQCHFCPKGHSHSLINEGPEDLVFYATVPELG; this is encoded by the coding sequence ATGATTATTGATTTAAAAGGCATGGAGACGACTGTTCTCCCGAATTTTAAGGGTGGCGAAAAAGAATACAAGGCCAAGATGTATTTCGACGGCACGACGCGCATTATGCACGGCACGCTCGAAGCTGGTGCATCTATCGGTTTTCACAAGCACGAAACCAACAGCGAAATTATGTTCTTTGTCTCGGGCAAGGGCAAGGTTCTTTTTGATGACGGCGTGGAATACGTCGAAGCAGGCCAGTGCCATTTCTGCCCGAAGGGCCATTCCCACAGCTTGATAAATGAAGGTCCGGAAGATCTCGTCTTTTATGCGACGGTCCCGGAGCTTGGCTAA
- a CDS encoding bile acid:sodium symporter, with product MGNLRAILMPVAILAGILIPQAHFLSPLLPFTIGIMMFLTFVTKIPPQTHGYTFKIEARAFIASLVIIAALWGVVELFHLPREVLLGGAIIALCPPANAAPAMAKMLGGSASLALKIFLSGNLIACFSIPVIFGYLTGAEADLSEIAMKIFNTIQPIISIPLAFAFGLRNFYPELADRAAKYQKYTMFVWTFSVFIILSKASFDIREMGFADLWNSGKLPLMAAVSLVLCLLQFWLGWVCERGRRPIEGSQSMGQKNTTLVIWVSSLYAGPVVALAPTCYVVWQNLVLSYMTAKIKPKKDS from the coding sequence ATGGGTAATTTACGCGCTATTCTCATGCCGGTCGCCATTCTCGCCGGCATCCTCATTCCTCAGGCGCACTTTCTGTCGCCGCTCTTGCCGTTCACTATCGGCATTATGATGTTCCTTACGTTCGTGACGAAAATTCCGCCGCAGACGCATGGTTACACGTTCAAGATTGAAGCCCGCGCGTTTATCGCAAGTCTCGTGATTATCGCTGCCCTCTGGGGCGTTGTGGAACTTTTCCACTTGCCGCGTGAAGTACTTTTGGGCGGTGCGATTATTGCGCTTTGCCCGCCTGCGAATGCGGCACCTGCAATGGCAAAAATGCTTGGTGGCAGTGCTTCCTTGGCACTCAAGATTTTCCTCAGCGGTAACCTGATTGCGTGCTTTAGCATTCCGGTGATCTTTGGCTATTTGACGGGCGCCGAGGCGGACCTCTCTGAAATCGCGATGAAAATTTTCAATACGATCCAGCCGATTATCAGCATTCCGCTGGCGTTTGCGTTTGGGCTCCGTAACTTTTATCCGGAACTTGCTGACCGTGCCGCGAAATACCAGAAGTACACGATGTTCGTATGGACGTTTTCGGTGTTCATTATTTTGTCCAAGGCAAGCTTCGATATTCGCGAGATGGGCTTTGCCGACTTGTGGAATAGCGGAAAGCTCCCGCTGATGGCTGCGGTTTCGCTTGTGCTTTGTCTTTTGCAGTTTTGGCTTGGATGGGTTTGCGAACGCGGTCGCCGTCCGATTGAAGGCTCGCAGAGCATGGGGCAAAAGAATACGACGCTTGTCATCTGGGTTTCTAGCCTTTACGCGGGCCCGGTGGTGGCGCTCGCCCCGACTTGCTACGTTGTATGGCAGAACCTCGTGCTCAGTTACATGACCGCAAAAATCAAGCCGAAAAAAGATAGTTAG